Proteins encoded together in one Deinococcus hopiensis KR-140 window:
- a CDS encoding YdgA family protein, with protein MLPPRVPARSRRRSPLLALGLTVLIGAGAAAGATTVFSSRAQDVTRDFTTRFEAGLRASRMARVENVTYRRGLTESTQSMTVTLRPGAAEQAVVLLVMNHIQHGPFPGLRHLGQAVVNTEVRLADSAAQAQLDRAFAGRKPVIQTVIGFGGDTNTRVEVPTGRLTEDGSTVTWQPLAGNIRVSGTQSDTRLNWPGLTVQGQDGQAQLAGVTLSSGSRRQGPGDTLGLGRSSFTVDRLTFRGSGERVDLSGLKVSSESRASGPDHLDALVSYDVGEFSATGTTLRNVGLHLGLRHLARAPLNRLLNTLGEPQAADGAAPQFSAAQTAQMKTDLMALLRGSPRLTLDRLSLRQSSGDVTLTGEVGLGGAAALSERELEMLGQMPQMLAGMLDVRLDARASEKALNGLLALFGQAGGQDLSGMVKQLAEAGYVERRGGQLTAHFSMRGGQPLLNGQALGE; from the coding sequence ATGCTGCCTCCCCGAGTTCCTGCCCGCTCCCGCCGCCGTTCGCCCCTGCTCGCCCTGGGGCTCACCGTCCTGATCGGGGCCGGAGCTGCCGCCGGGGCCACCACCGTTTTTTCCTCGCGCGCCCAGGACGTGACGCGGGACTTTACCACCCGTTTCGAAGCCGGGCTGCGGGCCTCCAGGATGGCGCGCGTGGAGAACGTGACCTACCGCCGCGGTCTGACCGAGAGCACCCAGAGCATGACGGTGACGCTGCGGCCGGGCGCGGCCGAGCAGGCGGTGGTGCTGCTCGTAATGAACCACATTCAGCACGGCCCCTTTCCGGGCTTGCGCCACCTGGGGCAGGCCGTCGTGAACACCGAGGTCCGGCTGGCCGATTCGGCCGCGCAGGCGCAGCTGGACCGGGCGTTTGCGGGCCGGAAGCCGGTCATCCAGACCGTAATCGGCTTTGGTGGCGATACGAACACGCGCGTGGAGGTGCCCACCGGCCGCCTCACCGAGGACGGCAGCACCGTGACCTGGCAGCCCCTGGCCGGGAACATCCGCGTCAGCGGCACGCAATCGGACACCCGGCTGAACTGGCCCGGCCTGACCGTGCAGGGCCAAGACGGCCAGGCACAGCTCGCAGGCGTGACGCTGAGCAGCGGCAGCCGCCGTCAGGGCCCGGGCGACACGCTCGGTCTGGGACGGAGCAGCTTCACGGTGGACCGCCTGACCTTCAGAGGAAGCGGCGAGCGTGTCGACCTTTCCGGCCTGAAGGTGAGCAGCGAGAGCCGCGCCAGCGGACCGGACCACCTCGACGCCCTGGTGAGCTACGACGTAGGCGAGTTCAGCGCCACTGGAACAACGCTGCGGAACGTGGGACTGCACCTGGGGCTGCGCCACCTGGCCCGCGCGCCGCTGAACCGTCTGCTGAACACGCTCGGCGAGCCGCAGGCGGCGGACGGGGCCGCGCCCCAGTTCAGCGCTGCCCAGACCGCGCAGATGAAAACAGACCTGATGGCCCTGCTGCGCGGCAGCCCCCGCCTGACCCTCGACCGCCTCAGCCTGCGTCAATCCAGCGGCGACGTCACCCTGACCGGCGAGGTGGGCCTGGGCGGCGCGGCCGCGCTGTCCGAGCGTGAGCTGGAGATGCTGGGCCAGATGCCCCAGATGCTCGCCGGTATGCTGGACGTACGCCTGGACGCGCGGGCAAGTGAGAAAGCCCTGAACGGGCTACTGGCGCTGTTCGGTCAGGCGGGCGGGCAGGATCTGAGCGGCATGGTGAAACAACTGGCGGAGGCTGGGTATGTCGAGCGCAGGGGTGGGCAGCTCACCGCGCACTTCAGCATGCGAGGTGGCCAACCGCTGCTGAACGGTCAGGCGCTGGGGGAATAA
- a CDS encoding Rrf2 family transcriptional regulator: MRLSATDVYAFQALGYLGSQDLTRWVASEEISEATGVHRPYLVRILAALTAKGVVKSKKGIGGGYALARKPKLISLCEVVRAIDGPVAPLSCISLNWHEPCVEENRCHVRATVYTRMRDAMLAVLQEFSVEDLVTDARQGVSYGHCLGHLLKPNA, encoded by the coding sequence ATGCGCCTGTCCGCCACCGATGTCTATGCGTTTCAGGCCCTCGGCTACCTGGGGTCCCAGGACCTCACGCGCTGGGTAGCCAGCGAGGAGATCAGCGAGGCGACCGGCGTTCACCGGCCCTACCTGGTGCGGATTCTCGCGGCGCTGACGGCCAAGGGCGTGGTCAAGAGCAAGAAGGGGATCGGCGGCGGCTACGCCCTCGCGCGCAAGCCGAAGCTCATTTCCCTGTGCGAGGTGGTTCGCGCCATCGACGGACCCGTCGCGCCCCTCTCGTGCATCAGCCTCAACTGGCACGAGCCCTGCGTGGAGGAAAACCGCTGCCACGTGCGTGCCACCGTCTACACCCGCATGCGCGACGCGATGCTGGCCGTGCTGCAGGAATTCAGCGTGGAAGACCTCGTGACCGACGCGCGGCAGGGGGTAAGCTACGGGCACTGCCTGGGGCACCTCCTCAAACCGAACGCCTGA
- a CDS encoding DUF1028 domain-containing protein, which produces MTFSIVGRDVATGDLGVAVASKFLAVGALVPFARAGVGAVATQSYVNPNYGPDGLRLLSEGHTPGKISTEFQEKDADIVQRQFGIVGADGASVTFTGDGCHAWAGGVTRPDVAVQGNILTGPEVVEAMLAAWEAGEGQPLPRRLLAALRAGDAAGGDRRGRQSAALLCVGPGRGYGGLTDDWVNLRADDHADPCAELERLLGIHDLLFGRPETTRELTEEELEWLRARLIVEDYATSLPAGPWDPETEAAAWALFGTENLEERWVPRGRFDPVALAYLREKLGE; this is translated from the coding sequence ATGACCTTTTCCATCGTGGGCCGTGACGTCGCCACGGGTGACCTCGGCGTCGCCGTGGCGAGCAAGTTTCTGGCGGTGGGGGCGCTGGTGCCCTTCGCGCGTGCTGGAGTGGGGGCCGTCGCCACCCAGAGCTACGTGAATCCCAATTACGGGCCAGATGGGCTGCGGCTGCTTTCCGAAGGTCACACGCCGGGGAAAATCTCCACGGAGTTTCAGGAGAAGGACGCCGACATCGTGCAGCGGCAGTTTGGGATTGTCGGGGCGGATGGAGCGAGCGTCACCTTTACCGGAGACGGCTGCCACGCCTGGGCGGGCGGCGTGACGAGGCCGGATGTGGCGGTTCAGGGCAACATCTTGACCGGGCCCGAGGTGGTGGAGGCCATGCTGGCGGCGTGGGAGGCGGGCGAGGGGCAACCCCTCCCACGCCGCTTGCTGGCAGCCTTGAGGGCCGGGGACGCAGCGGGTGGGGACCGGCGCGGGCGGCAGTCGGCGGCGCTGCTGTGCGTGGGACCGGGACGCGGCTACGGCGGACTGACCGACGACTGGGTAAACCTGCGCGCCGATGATCACGCTGACCCCTGCGCCGAGCTGGAGCGCCTGCTGGGCATCCATGACCTCCTGTTTGGACGCCCGGAGACCACCCGGGAACTGACGGAAGAAGAACTCGAATGGCTGCGCGCCCGCCTGATCGTCGAGGACTACGCCACCTCGCTGCCCGCTGGACCCTGGGACCCGGAGACGGAGGCGGCGGCGTGGGCGCTGTTCGGCACCGAGAACCTGGAGGAACGCTGGGTGCCGCGTGGGCGCTTCGATCCGGTGGCGCTGGCGTACCTGCGGGAGAAGTTGGGGGAATAA
- a CDS encoding 3-keto-5-aminohexanoate cleavage protein, producing MFLKCCLNGPRSRDSHPALPVMPEDLAWEARAGVAAGAQALHLHPRDGGRAGNCWRPGWRPRP from the coding sequence ATGTTCCTGAAGTGTTGCCTCAACGGTCCCCGGTCCCGGGACAGTCATCCGGCCCTGCCCGTGATGCCTGAGGACCTGGCCTGGGAAGCGCGGGCGGGCGTGGCGGCGGGGGCACAGGCGCTGCACCTGCATCCCCGGGATGGGGGCAGGGCCGGGAATTGCTGGAGACCAGGGTGGCGGCCGCGGCCCTGA
- the pyrF gene encoding orotidine-5'-phosphate decarboxylase translates to MTPAAPPSFAQAVTERTRRLQTRLCVGLDPRSGTYRDAAHLRSHTLDVLEATAPYAACVKPQLAFFEALGLPGFTLLEEVCAAARTLGLPVILDGKRGDIGSTAEAYAQGWLSGPHAGDALTVNPFLGFETLTPFVGAARANGGAIFVLVKTSNPDQADLQGSGISERVAAEVARLGETEGGEYASVGAVVGATHPADLGHFRALMPRALLLLPGLGAQGATPDDLAAAFHPGGTGALASASRAVQYALGLDVTASREAARRLRDGLNGALR, encoded by the coding sequence ATGACTCCCGCTGCTCCCCCCAGCTTTGCCCAGGCCGTCACCGAACGCACCCGCCGCCTTCAGACCCGGCTGTGCGTGGGCCTTGATCCCCGGAGCGGCACGTACCGGGACGCGGCGCACTTGCGCTCGCACACGCTGGACGTCCTGGAGGCCACCGCCCCCTACGCCGCCTGCGTCAAGCCGCAGCTCGCCTTTTTCGAGGCGTTGGGTCTGCCCGGCTTCACGCTGCTCGAGGAGGTTTGCGCGGCGGCCCGGACCCTGGGCCTGCCCGTCATTCTGGACGGCAAGCGGGGCGATATCGGCTCCACCGCCGAAGCCTACGCGCAGGGCTGGTTGTCGGGGCCGCACGCGGGTGACGCGCTGACGGTCAATCCCTTCTTGGGCTTCGAGACGCTGACGCCGTTTGTGGGCGCAGCCCGGGCAAATGGCGGCGCGATCTTTGTCCTCGTCAAGACGAGCAACCCCGATCAGGCCGATCTTCAGGGAAGCGGGATCAGCGAGCGGGTGGCAGCGGAAGTGGCCCGGTTGGGCGAAACGGAGGGGGGCGAGTATGCCAGCGTCGGCGCGGTGGTGGGCGCGACGCATCCGGCGGACCTGGGCCACTTCCGCGCGCTGATGCCCCGGGCGCTGCTGCTCCTGCCCGGCCTGGGCGCGCAGGGGGCCACGCCCGACGACCTCGCCGCCGCCTTCCATCCCGGTGGAACGGGAGCGCTGGCCAGCGCTTCACGGGCCGTTCAGTACGCCCTGGGCCTGGACGTGACGGCCAGCCGGGAAGCGGCGCGGAGGCTGCGCGACGGGCTCAACGGCGCGCTGCGCTGA
- a CDS encoding MerR family transcriptional regulator has protein sequence MDSLGIGQVAAQTGLSPDTLRYYERLGLLRPARDPGGRRRYSETDVVWLTFVVRLRATGMPLADLQTYAALALEGASTLRARREIVEAHAARLQAQMQLLDEAFRAVQDKLTFYDRLERMAQRETT, from the coding sequence GTGGACAGCCTCGGCATCGGACAGGTGGCGGCGCAGACGGGCCTGAGTCCCGATACGCTGCGGTATTACGAACGGCTCGGACTGCTGCGGCCTGCGCGTGACCCGGGCGGACGGCGGCGGTATTCGGAAACCGACGTGGTGTGGCTGACCTTCGTGGTGCGGCTGCGCGCCACCGGCATGCCCCTGGCCGATCTCCAGACCTACGCGGCCCTTGCCCTGGAGGGTGCGTCCACTCTCCGTGCCCGGCGCGAGATCGTCGAGGCCCACGCCGCGCGCCTTCAGGCGCAGATGCAGCTCCTGGACGAGGCCTTCAGGGCCGTGCAGGACAAGCTCACGTTCTACGACAGGCTGGAACGAATGGCCCAGCGGGAGACAACATGA
- a CDS encoding SDR family oxidoreductase — MTRNSPPTALITGTSTGIGLAAAVGLAQAGFRVTATMRDLTRADTLRRAAEAEGVTLDIAPLDVTDGASVEAGIRRMIDRYGRLDVLVNNAGAGFVGTTEQMTVEEARRVFEVNFFGVWRVTQVALPHMRAAGRGRIISVSSIGGLVGRPFNDAYCGAKFALEGMMESLAPVAAAFGVSVSLIEPGAVATPFVTNAVGLDRAQDPSDPYAPLLGTYLETLRSAFAGQASQRPEEVAQVIIQAATEAHPAPRYQTSAHVRAQVVQKWADPSGRALLSDSQRLLGVVPAQG, encoded by the coding sequence ATGACGCGAAATTCACCCCCAACCGCCCTCATTACGGGAACCTCCACGGGCATTGGCCTGGCAGCGGCAGTGGGACTCGCGCAGGCCGGGTTTCGGGTCACGGCCACCATGCGGGACCTCACCAGGGCGGATACCCTGCGTAGAGCAGCGGAGGCGGAGGGCGTAACCCTGGATATCGCGCCCCTTGACGTGACGGACGGCGCCTCCGTGGAAGCTGGGATCAGGCGGATGATCGACCGATATGGCCGCCTGGACGTGCTCGTCAACAATGCCGGGGCCGGATTCGTGGGCACCACCGAGCAGATGACGGTGGAGGAGGCCCGGCGCGTGTTCGAGGTCAACTTCTTCGGTGTCTGGCGGGTCACGCAAGTGGCGCTGCCCCACATGCGCGCCGCCGGAAGGGGCCGCATCATCAGCGTATCGAGCATCGGCGGGCTGGTGGGCCGCCCCTTCAACGACGCCTACTGCGGAGCCAAGTTTGCGCTGGAGGGCATGATGGAAAGCCTCGCGCCCGTGGCCGCCGCGTTCGGCGTCTCGGTGTCGCTGATTGAGCCGGGGGCGGTGGCCACGCCGTTCGTCACCAATGCGGTTGGCCTGGACCGGGCGCAGGACCCTTCCGACCCTTATGCCCCCCTGCTGGGAACCTATCTGGAGACGCTGCGTTCGGCGTTCGCTGGGCAGGCCAGCCAGCGCCCGGAGGAGGTGGCCCAGGTGATCATCCAGGCGGCGACGGAGGCCCACCCGGCCCCGAGATACCAGACCTCCGCGCACGTCCGTGCCCAGGTGGTGCAGAAGTGGGCCGATCCCTCCGGCCGGGCGCTGCTGAGCGATTCGCAGCGGCTTCTGGGGGTTGTGCCCGCACAGGGCTGA
- a CDS encoding SDR family oxidoreductase: MKLKPLSEQVIVITGASSGIGLSTARMAAKQGARLVLAARSENALRQLTQEITDAGGHAVFAVADVSVGEDVRRVADIAQAAFGGFDTWVNNAGVGMYGKLLELEETDMRRLFDVNFWGLVSGSRVAVEHLREKGGALINVGSVASEQAIPLQALYSASKHAVKAFTDGLRMELEHDHAPVVVALIKPGPIDTPFPHNARSYLDTEPKHVPPVYAPEAVAEAILHAAAHPVREVFVGGGGKGMAASGQVAPGLTERAMAGAVIPGTGSDRPPLPRQANILYHPSERLEERGDYPGLVQKTSFYTRAALHRGLIGAGLVGAGLAAAVLSRARRA; encoded by the coding sequence ATGAAGCTCAAACCGCTGTCCGAACAGGTCATCGTCATCACCGGAGCGTCCAGCGGCATCGGCCTGAGCACCGCCCGGATGGCCGCGAAACAGGGCGCGCGTCTGGTGCTGGCAGCCCGCAGTGAGAACGCCCTGCGCCAGCTGACGCAGGAGATCACGGACGCGGGCGGGCACGCGGTGTTCGCGGTCGCTGACGTAAGCGTGGGCGAGGACGTGCGCCGGGTGGCGGACATCGCGCAGGCCGCGTTCGGCGGCTTCGATACCTGGGTCAACAATGCGGGCGTGGGCATGTACGGCAAGCTGCTGGAACTGGAGGAGACCGACATGCGACGTCTCTTTGATGTGAACTTCTGGGGATTGGTGTCCGGCTCGCGCGTGGCGGTGGAGCATCTGCGGGAAAAGGGCGGCGCGCTGATCAATGTGGGCAGCGTGGCCTCCGAGCAGGCCATTCCCCTCCAGGCGCTGTATTCGGCGTCCAAGCACGCGGTCAAGGCGTTCACCGATGGGCTGCGGATGGAGCTGGAGCATGACCACGCGCCTGTGGTGGTCGCGCTCATCAAACCGGGGCCCATCGACACGCCCTTTCCGCACAACGCCCGCTCGTACCTGGACACCGAGCCCAAGCACGTGCCGCCCGTCTATGCGCCCGAGGCGGTCGCGGAAGCCATTTTGCACGCCGCTGCGCACCCGGTGCGCGAGGTATTCGTTGGGGGTGGGGGCAAGGGCATGGCGGCCTCGGGGCAGGTCGCGCCAGGCCTGACCGAGCGGGCAATGGCGGGGGCCGTCATTCCGGGGACCGGGAGTGACCGTCCCCCGCTGCCCCGCCAAGCGAACATTCTGTACCACCCCTCTGAGCGGCTGGAGGAACGCGGGGACTATCCCGGCCTGGTTCAGAAGACGAGCTTCTATACCCGGGCGGCCCTGCACCGGGGCTTGATCGGCGCGGGGCTGGTGGGGGCCGGGTTGGCGGCGGCGGTGCTCAGCCGGGCGCGGCGGGCGTAG
- a CDS encoding lipase maturation factor family protein — translation MNGPRPRGRRWNWVSGYLGSPEGFSLTRWLFLRGLGLVYLAAFLSLSTQITGLVGSRGLLPVRKFTSELTEQFGGHAFFRVPTLLWLNQGDGFLHLLCGAGAVLAVLVLLDFLTLPALAGMWALYLSLFYAGQDFLGFQWDLLLLETGFAAVLFAPLHLWPRRQTPVSLPVLWLLRLLLFRLMLGAGVVKLASGDPTWRDLTATTYHYQTQPLPSLLGWWMHHLPLGFHRVEVVFTFFAELIVPWLIFAPRVPRMVSGLMMIALQLLIILTGNYSFFNWLTILLCLTLFDDAFLRRLVPAGGRRRMVQSVQGDVSGPRRIVPGLIAAVLLALNGVQLSRQMLPGVAVPGPLLRLQEGLEPYFLVNTYGLFATMTTQRHEIVLEGSRDGTHWLSYEFRYKPGDPHRAPVWVAPHQPRLDWQMWFAALQGDPGQTPWMGPLALRLLQGEPEVLRLLGKNPFPAAPPRYVRAQLYGYVYTTPPERRATGDWWKRQLLGLYFLPVSLKDLNAAPATSPGGPPQGGTEVGPRAQAAE, via the coding sequence GTGAACGGCCCACGCCCGCGGGGGCGGCGCTGGAACTGGGTCAGCGGGTATCTCGGCTCGCCTGAGGGCTTCTCCCTCACACGCTGGCTGTTCCTGCGCGGCCTGGGCCTGGTCTACCTCGCCGCTTTCCTGTCGCTGAGCACGCAGATCACCGGCCTGGTGGGAAGCCGGGGCCTGCTGCCCGTCCGGAAATTCACGTCGGAGTTGACGGAGCAGTTCGGCGGGCACGCTTTTTTTCGGGTGCCCACCCTGCTTTGGCTGAATCAGGGCGACGGCTTTCTGCACCTGCTGTGCGGAGCAGGTGCGGTCCTGGCCGTTCTGGTTCTGCTGGATTTCCTCACACTTCCAGCCCTCGCCGGAATGTGGGCGCTATACCTGTCGCTGTTTTACGCCGGGCAGGACTTTCTGGGGTTCCAATGGGACCTGTTGCTGCTCGAAACGGGATTTGCGGCGGTCCTCTTCGCGCCGCTTCATCTCTGGCCCCGGCGACAGACGCCCGTTTCCCTGCCCGTGCTGTGGCTGCTGCGCCTGCTGCTCTTTCGCCTGATGTTGGGCGCGGGGGTGGTCAAGCTCGCCAGCGGGGACCCCACCTGGCGGGACCTGACCGCCACCACCTACCACTACCAGACCCAGCCGCTGCCCAGTCTGCTGGGCTGGTGGATGCACCACCTTCCCCTGGGCTTTCACCGGGTGGAGGTGGTCTTTACCTTCTTTGCCGAGTTGATTGTGCCCTGGCTGATTTTCGCGCCGCGCGTGCCCCGGATGGTGAGCGGCCTGATGATGATCGCGCTGCAGCTTCTGATCATCCTGACCGGGAACTACAGCTTCTTTAACTGGCTGACCATCCTGCTGTGCCTGACGCTGTTTGACGACGCTTTCCTGCGGAGACTCGTTCCGGCTGGGGGTAGACGCCGGATGGTCCAGTCCGTTCAGGGCGACGTCTCAGGGCCGCGCCGCATTGTGCCCGGGCTGATCGCCGCAGTTCTCCTCGCGCTCAATGGGGTGCAGTTGTCGCGCCAGATGCTGCCGGGCGTCGCGGTCCCCGGACCGCTGCTGCGGTTGCAGGAGGGGCTGGAGCCGTATTTCCTCGTGAACACCTATGGCCTCTTTGCCACCATGACAACGCAGCGGCACGAGATCGTGCTGGAGGGCAGCCGTGACGGCACCCACTGGCTCTCCTACGAATTTCGCTACAAGCCGGGTGATCCTCACCGCGCGCCCGTGTGGGTCGCCCCGCACCAGCCCCGACTGGACTGGCAGATGTGGTTTGCCGCGTTGCAGGGCGATCCGGGGCAGACGCCGTGGATGGGCCCCCTCGCGCTGCGCCTGCTCCAGGGAGAGCCTGAGGTCTTGAGGCTGCTGGGTAAGAACCCCTTTCCGGCCGCCCCGCCCCGGTACGTTCGGGCCCAGCTGTACGGCTACGTGTACACCACCCCCCCCGAGCGGCGAGCGACGGGCGACTGGTGGAAGCGCCAGTTGCTGGGGCTGTACTTCCTGCCTGTGTCCCTCAAAGACCTGAACGCGGCTCCGGCCACCTCTCCCGGTGGTCCGCCCCAGGGGGGAACGGAAGTGGGGCCGAGGGCACAGGCGGCGGAGTAG
- a CDS encoding GlsB/YeaQ/YmgE family stress response membrane protein, producing the protein MSWIITLLVGALCGWLASLVMRTDAQQGAVANILIGIVGSVLAQLLFGNLLHLGGDIAGNGFNIMSIVWGVVGSVVLIALLKALRVLR; encoded by the coding sequence ATGTCTTGGATCATCACCCTTCTCGTCGGCGCTCTGTGCGGTTGGCTCGCTTCGCTCGTTATGCGGACCGACGCACAGCAGGGTGCGGTGGCGAACATCCTGATTGGCATTGTGGGCAGCGTGCTCGCGCAGTTGCTGTTCGGCAACCTGCTGCACCTCGGGGGGGATATTGCGGGCAACGGCTTCAACATCATGAGCATCGTCTGGGGCGTGGTCGGCAGCGTCGTGCTGATCGCCCTGCTCAAGGCCCTGCGCGTCCTGCGCTGA
- a CDS encoding nitroreductase family protein, with translation MLQRRTTNGPFRPDPVSREHQHLLMRVAQAAPSHFNSQPWRFVLIEDPATIAHVAGISGQSMTELIEAGAFFERYRRYFRFSEAEMEARRDGIHIDHLPGPLRPFTRQVFSDAGLKLMRQLGVPKKLGEDNRKLVAGSPLLLAALLDRTEYRPGELSGFYSVFGLGAAVENIWNAVGALGMGIQFISTPMEIPRQWQRVRARLHVPEDLELMAVYRLGYLPGGERRPTIDWNSRHRKHLGQFVSREVCGVAEEESPAVSSQMSAKSPRR, from the coding sequence ATGCTCCAGCGGCGCACCACCAACGGCCCCTTTCGCCCGGACCCAGTCAGCCGCGAGCACCAGCACCTGCTGATGCGGGTGGCGCAGGCGGCTCCCAGCCACTTCAACAGCCAGCCGTGGCGCTTTGTGCTTATCGAGGACCCCGCAACCATTGCGCACGTGGCCGGTATTTCCGGCCAGAGCATGACCGAGCTGATCGAGGCCGGGGCCTTTTTCGAGCGCTACCGCCGCTACTTCCGCTTCAGCGAGGCCGAGATGGAAGCGCGGCGCGACGGCATCCACATCGATCATCTGCCCGGTCCCCTGCGCCCCTTTACCCGGCAGGTGTTTTCGGACGCGGGCCTGAAGCTTATGCGGCAACTCGGCGTGCCCAAAAAACTGGGCGAGGACAACCGCAAGCTGGTGGCTGGAAGTCCGCTGCTGCTCGCCGCTCTGCTGGACCGCACCGAGTACCGCCCCGGCGAACTCAGCGGCTTTTATTCGGTGTTCGGCCTGGGCGCGGCGGTGGAAAACATCTGGAATGCGGTGGGGGCGCTGGGAATGGGCATCCAGTTCATCTCCACACCGATGGAAATCCCAAGGCAGTGGCAGCGGGTCCGTGCGCGCCTGCATGTGCCCGAAGACCTGGAACTTATGGCCGTCTACCGCCTGGGCTACCTGCCCGGTGGCGAGAGACGCCCCACCATCGACTGGAACAGCCGCCACCGCAAGCATCTGGGACAGTTTGTGAGCCGGGAGGTATGCGGGGTGGCGGAGGAGGAGTCGCCAGCGGTCAGCAGCCAGATGTCAGCAAAAAGCCCCCGCCGGTAG
- a CDS encoding FKBP-type peptidyl-prolyl cis-trans isomerase, producing the protein MTAQELIVDKYHEGQGTPAQAGKTVRVHYTGTLENGQKFDSSRDRGEPIEFPLGRGHVIPGWDQGIAQLRVGDKAKLTIPGHLAYGPRGIPGVIPPNATLIFDVELVDVR; encoded by the coding sequence ATGACCGCTCAGGAACTGATCGTCGACAAGTACCACGAGGGCCAAGGCACCCCTGCCCAGGCGGGCAAAACCGTCCGCGTCCACTACACCGGCACGCTGGAAAACGGTCAGAAGTTCGATTCCAGCCGTGACCGGGGCGAGCCCATCGAGTTTCCGCTGGGACGCGGCCACGTCATCCCCGGTTGGGACCAGGGCATCGCGCAGCTGCGCGTCGGCGATAAGGCCAAGCTCACCATCCCCGGCCACCTCGCCTACGGACCGCGGGGCATCCCCGGCGTGATCCCACCCAACGCCACCCTGATTTTCGACGTGGAACTCGTGGACGTGCGCTAG
- the lepB gene encoding signal peptidase I → MRRVTPAPSPPSDSGGFRHFWRVWILGALLPVWLVTTFACTFARVDGDSMNPTLHSGDLLLLLKYPRWLRAWDLSTAYPRRGDLLIFKAPANSPYSYETLWGVRHRPYNVKRVLALPGETVAITGGEVVVNGRAITERYVNGGVLSDQPPLKVPSGQVWVLGDNRLLGESLDSRAYGPVSLQDAAGTADFRLWPKPERVGGAP, encoded by the coding sequence ATGCGCCGCGTGACGCCCGCGCCCTCACCGCCCAGCGACTCAGGCGGATTCCGCCACTTCTGGCGGGTATGGATTCTGGGGGCGCTGCTGCCCGTGTGGTTGGTCACCACCTTCGCCTGCACCTTCGCGCGGGTGGACGGCGACAGCATGAATCCCACCCTGCACAGCGGTGACCTGCTGCTGCTGCTCAAGTATCCACGCTGGCTGCGCGCCTGGGACCTGTCCACCGCCTACCCGCGCCGGGGAGACCTCCTGATCTTCAAGGCCCCGGCGAACAGTCCCTACAGCTACGAGACGTTGTGGGGTGTGCGTCACCGTCCCTACAACGTCAAGCGTGTGCTGGCGCTGCCCGGCGAGACGGTGGCGATCACCGGAGGCGAGGTGGTGGTCAACGGCCGGGCCATCACCGAGCGCTACGTGAACGGCGGCGTGCTGAGCGATCAACCCCCCCTGAAGGTGCCCTCCGGTCAGGTCTGGGTGCTGGGCGACAACCGCCTCCTTGGCGAGAGTCTGGATTCCCGCGCCTACGGTCCGGTGAGCCTGCAAGACGCCGCCGGAACCGCCGACTTCCGGTTGTGGCCGAAGCCGGAGCGGGTGGGGGGAGCGCCTTAG